A genomic region of Stenotrophomonas sp. NA06056 contains the following coding sequences:
- a CDS encoding NAD(P)/FAD-dependent oxidoreductase: MTTAVDAADSSSHEDVERTEILIIGAGPAGSVAAAMLRQQGRQVLMLERQHFPRFSIGESLLPQSMEYIEAAGLLQDVVEAGFQYKNGAAFVHGEARTAFDFRKKFSPGWGTTYQVQRADFDNVLARGAERMGATLRFGDEVLAVQPGEQPVVSVRRPDGSEYRIEADFILDASGFARLLPRLLDLESPSNFPVRGAIFCHVRDNIPAEADFDRNKILITTHPEHIDVWYWTIPFSNGCCSLGVVAEPSFFERYEGDDLQKLQAIVGEDPNLTSLLANAEWAVLPVRRITGYSANVSSLWGPGYALLGNAGEFLDPVFSSGVTIAFKSAQLASECLKRRYAGESVDWESEFSIPLRAGVKTFRRFVESWYEGGFQKIIYHPDQQPQVRDMISSILAGYAWDTNNPYVADDSGRRMRVLEELCSA, encoded by the coding sequence ATGACTACTGCTGTGGATGCCGCTGACTCTTCCAGCCACGAAGACGTGGAACGTACCGAAATCCTGATCATCGGCGCCGGCCCAGCCGGTTCGGTGGCCGCGGCGATGCTGCGCCAGCAGGGGCGCCAGGTGCTGATGCTGGAGCGCCAGCACTTCCCGCGCTTTTCCATCGGCGAGAGCCTGCTGCCGCAGAGCATGGAATACATCGAAGCGGCAGGCCTGCTGCAGGATGTGGTCGAGGCGGGCTTCCAGTACAAGAACGGCGCAGCCTTCGTGCACGGAGAAGCCCGCACTGCGTTCGACTTCAGGAAGAAGTTCTCGCCGGGCTGGGGTACCACCTACCAGGTGCAGCGTGCCGACTTCGACAACGTGCTGGCGCGTGGCGCCGAGCGCATGGGCGCGACCCTGCGCTTCGGCGACGAAGTGCTGGCGGTCCAGCCGGGCGAACAGCCAGTGGTGAGCGTGCGCCGCCCGGATGGCAGTGAGTACCGCATCGAAGCCGATTTCATCCTCGACGCCTCCGGTTTCGCGCGCCTGTTGCCGCGCCTGCTGGACCTGGAATCGCCGTCCAACTTCCCGGTGCGTGGCGCAATCTTCTGCCACGTGCGTGACAACATTCCGGCCGAAGCGGACTTCGACCGCAACAAGATCCTGATCACCACCCATCCCGAGCACATCGACGTCTGGTACTGGACGATTCCGTTCTCCAACGGCTGCTGCTCGCTGGGCGTGGTGGCCGAGCCGTCGTTCTTCGAACGCTACGAAGGCGACGATCTGCAGAAGCTGCAGGCCATCGTCGGCGAGGACCCGAACCTGACCTCGCTGCTGGCCAATGCCGAATGGGCGGTGCTGCCGGTGCGCCGCATCACCGGTTATTCGGCCAACGTCAGCTCGCTGTGGGGCCCGGGCTATGCGCTGCTGGGCAACGCCGGCGAGTTCCTCGATCCGGTGTTCTCCTCCGGCGTCACCATCGCGTTCAAATCCGCGCAGCTGGCCAGCGAATGCCTGAAGCGCCGCTACGCGGGCGAGAGCGTCGACTGGGAAAGCGAATTCTCGATTCCGCTCCGTGCCGGCGTGAAAACCTTCCGCCGCTTCGTCGAAAGCTGGTACGAGGGCGGCTTCCAGAAGATCATCTACCACCCCGACCAGCAGCCGCAGGTGCGCGACATGATCAGCTCCATCCTGGCCGGCTACGCCTGGGACACCAACAATCCGTATGTGGCCGACGACAGTGGCCGCCGCATGCGCGTGCTGGAGGAATTGTGCAGCGCTTGA
- a CDS encoding DUF3261 domain-containing protein gives MQRLMFRITTVLLCLLLAACASRMPRPLVELPPLRLAPSSLPAPLALQQQLHFRFGSHARDLDALLEADAQQVRLAVQAMGQTGVRLQWDGQQLTQQRAPWLPPQVRAERVLDDLQFALWPTDAIAAALPAGWQVSDDGRQRSLSRDGTVWLQLQRLADGSVQLDNRAEGYTLRIESIDMAGQ, from the coding sequence GTGCAGCGCTTGATGTTCCGTATCACCACGGTCCTGCTGTGCCTGCTGCTGGCCGCCTGCGCCAGCCGCATGCCGCGACCGCTGGTCGAACTGCCGCCGTTGCGGCTGGCACCGTCCAGCCTGCCGGCGCCGTTGGCCCTGCAGCAGCAGCTGCACTTCCGCTTCGGCAGCCACGCGCGTGATCTGGACGCGCTGCTGGAGGCCGACGCGCAGCAGGTGCGGCTGGCCGTGCAGGCGATGGGCCAGACCGGCGTGCGCCTGCAGTGGGATGGTCAGCAGCTGACCCAGCAGCGCGCACCGTGGCTGCCGCCACAGGTGCGCGCCGAACGCGTGCTGGACGATCTGCAGTTTGCGCTGTGGCCGACGGACGCCATTGCCGCCGCGCTGCCGGCGGGTTGGCAGGTGAGTGACGATGGCCGCCAGCGCAGCCTGTCGCGCGACGGCACCGTGTGGCTGCAGCTGCAGCGCCTGGCCGATGGCAGCGTGCAGCTGGACAACCGCGCCGAGGGCTACACGCTGCGTATTGAATCGATCGACATGGCGGGCCAGTAA